Proteins from one Aspergillus nidulans FGSC A4 chromosome VIII genomic window:
- a CDS encoding ubiquitin-protein ligase RKR1 (transcript_id=CADANIAT00001939): MSKKFKSQASSSRAAAGTFGGFGGFSSSVSGQGRELSSLTYVTEPPDLSRISDPQLAIAFKNFLKKDDVTRTKAIDDIKSFVSSVAANDGTLDDGFLEAWIRIYPRASIDLYRRVRQSAHSAQGLIASLVGKRFARFLPKVVGAWLAGVYDNDKPVHQTAVESITRVFSTDEKRNAVWKVFQSPILDFVDDVILQQTPLTLSDERTVKPEDAEAKYARVVGTAILLLNRILGNTTREDRQSNLAKIETILGSKSLWTFCYHDDPFVRRSMYILIRTVVSGEPEELDWKMVSAALLGKSLHITQIGSASDLSEALLHVTSARPQIWTDDYSGKTSPSKRLLQYIRKGSQGSPGLFWSNIYQLLQLVPMQTLAQLDSNGPSDDAIGLSSARALMEAIHEGLSSREEPPQNRTLGWKIYVETAMWLAQGLSDQDTIELLQGELSPLIVQYVRSEQEASRWSLPMQSSEAICTEYLTALFSFGYEVAFNELWTKLSEGLLEAVRLSSPEQSKDFKSSQDAVCAQAERLFSLEASLLVRLADKDLEPKALHTLESLNLRLLNSCLDVLRSRNGKPYGATAVVEEVVRKVPQIGQHSQELLNFIQKDAPELLFSPSGDRLISIILLCRTWPGFSSSFEELVKRVAQLENVMTNATAVQKLLSSLDFNEVDKEILGPVIIRALELACKGSQLHWSVIISALQNPTSEGELEDSIFLSLLENLSVDDKVPDTLHGLMQIVSSVPSAAKRFQSGSQGSKLTGKLLFLTESPSEEISSLSHSLLSQMKKSGVGGTSTKASLEILQESLAHANDESLSIESLLDIGEELLRSCEPENLSQVARDVLPSQQIWQETLGPFLDLPPRSATAITSPLSGVVHLVNCDVPESLSKRFEDIKRDSNQCSAAFRLAQFTVRMMSLFNFNEHLDQESLEVLFSNLPLAVQLIEDDLDIEKYNHIAGPLTHELREDYRDIVNEARKIICSWRSSTQHVHSTEVTIASTLSSVWKAKLEGLDDTSPAAYRVGEAFAKLMNDMDPSAMGYSSEAVGQLCKELRTGNAIRSASWVAVLRRSMLSNPAGIRVCNEFVADSTGLKVEDESANGLRKLALLNLLLSDDEVNPLESMPTQRLIFFVKHLIKCLQSEQLSLGLQAEIFKSLTLALPWVKEMYGPHWEECFEILCATWRATSGGDGALTVLNSSFRLFSSLELIVKDEDTNDDVKDAWADRKTKLFDGLTSTLWKFDSSTTFHLPRDLTVQRLCRLIKIMPTRNLEDVSRYYPLLTAHSLLIQHTAYTLLHQYIPTAQEQVSFDVALSKTEAKLPYELISLLLGAPTMESISLSYGDERTWADIRSYLLSWRLVFDHFVNASFTLQEQYASNIKEHDVLPSLLDFMFDFLQKGHGKLVDASKFDIRSFELDMSESYEKEIQWLLVHLYFLCLRHLANLTKAWWIDAKKRIKGPVETWTEKSISPLVIEDALERVNQWMSTQDQDEERALNVKVSSKTAEIIASIPVDEESPPVSISITLPAAYPLHPAQVFGRSRVLVDERKWKSWLLTIQGVIMFANGNLEDGLLAFRRNVQGALKGQSECAICYSVISTDMQTPNKRCATCKNAFHSVCLYRWFKSSNQSTCPLCRNQFTFA; the protein is encoded by the exons ATGAGCAAAAAGTTCAAATCTCAAGCGTCGAGCAGccgtgctgctgctggcacCTTTGGGGGCTTTGGAGGGTTCTCATCATCTGTGTCGGGTCAGGGAAGAGAGCTGTCTTCCCTTACATATGTGACTGAGCCGCCGGATTTGTCCCGGATATCGGACCCTCAACTGGCGATTGCTTTCAAAAACtttctgaagaaggatgatgtgACCAGGACGAAAGCTATAGACGATATAAAGTCTTTCGTTTCCAGTGTAGCTGCAAATGATGGTACACTTGATGATGGGTTCTTAGAGGCTTGG ATCAGAATATACCCAAGGGCATCAATTGATCTGTATCGCCGAGTGAGACAGTCCGCACACTCGGCCCAAGGGTTGATTGCTAGCCTCGTTGGGAAGCGGTTTGCCCGATTTTTGCCCAAAGTAGTTGGGGCGTGGCTGGCTGGGGTTTATGATAATGATAAACCAGTTCACCAGACTGCCGTGGAGTCTATAACGCGCGTTTTCTCCACTGATGAGAAGAGGAACGCCGTCTGGAAGGTCTTTCAGAGTCCGATTCTTGACTTTGTTGATGAtgtcattcttcagcagacACCTCTGACCCTGAGCGATGAAAGGACAGTCAAGCCCGAGGATGCAGAGGCAAAGTATGCCCGTGTGGTAGGGACCGCCATTCTGCTGTTAAACCGGATTCTAG GAAACACTACAAGAGAGGACCGTCAAAGTAACCTTGCGAAGATTGAAACAATCCTTGGAAGCAAGTCACTATGGACATTCTGCTATCATGATGATCCTTTCGTTCGTCGTTCAATGTACATCCTTATTCGGACTGTTGTCTCCGGAGAACCTGAAGAACTGGATTGGAAAATGGTTAGCGCAGCCCTACTGGGAAAGTCACTACACATTACACAGATAGGCTCTGCCTCTGACTTGTCAGAAGCTTTACTGCATGTGACGTCTGCACGCCCCCAGATATGGACCGATGACTACTCTGGGAAGACATCCCCTTCGAAAAGACTGCTCCAGTACATACGTAAGGGATCTCAAGGCAGTCCGGGGCTTTTCTGGTCCAACATATACCAATTACTACAGCTGGTCCCGATGCAAACGCTAGCACAGCTTGATTCTAACGGTCCTAGTGATGATGCCATTGGATTATCGAGTGCGAGGGCACTGATGGAAGCAATACACGAGGGCCTGAGCTCACGAGAGGAACCCCCACAAAACCGAACGCTGGGCTGGAAAATTTATGTGGAAACTGCCATGTGGCTAGCCCAGGGTCTATCAGATCAGGACACGATTGAGCTTCTGCAAGGGGAGCTTTCTCCGTTGATAGTGCAGTACGTGAGGTCCGAGCAGGAGGCATCTCGATGGTCTCTCCCGATGCAATCTTCAGAAGCCATTTGCACTGAATATTTGACCGCTCTGTTTTCGTTTGGCTATGAGGTCGCGTTCAACGAGTTATGGACGAAGCTGTCTGAGGGCTTACTCGAAGCTGTCCGACTTTCGTCACCCGAACAATCGAAGGATTTCAAGTCTTCGCAGGATGCGGTATGTGCTCAAGCCGAGCGTCTTTTTTCTCTAGAAGCGTCTTTACTAGTACGCCTTGCCGACAAAGATCTAGAGCCAAAAGCATTGCACACACTTGAAAGCCTAAACTTGAGACTACTAAATAGCTGTTTGGATGTACTCCGGTCTCGAAATGGCAAGCCCTATGGAGCAACGGCGGTTGTAGAAGAAGTTGTGCGCAAAGTTCCACAGATCGGGCAGCACTCGCAGGAACTTCTGAATTTCATTCAAAAAGATGCGCCAGAGCTTCTATTCTCTCCTAGCGGTGACCGGTTGATTTCAATCATTTTGCTTTGCCGCACTTGGCCTGgtttctcctccagctttgaAGAGCTTGTTAAGCGGGTTGCGCAGCTGGAAAATGTAATGACCAATGCAACCGCTGTCCAGAAACTTCTTTCAAGCCTTGACTTTAACGAAGTGGACAAGGAGATTCTTGGCCCGGTTATCATCCGGGCTCTAGAACTGGCCTGTAAAGGGAGTCAGTTGCACTGGTCCGTCATTATCTCCGCCTTGCAGAACCCGACCAGTGAAGGAGAGTTAGAAGACTCAATTTTCCTTTCTCTACTCGAAAATCTGTCCGTGGACGATAAAGTTCCTGATACCCTGCATGGGCTAATGCAGATAGTATCTTCTGTTCCCAGTGCGGCCAAAAGATTTCAGTCTGGAAGCCAGGGTTCGAAACTAACTGGAAAGTTATTGTTCCTAACGGAGTCGCCATCAGAAGAGATTTCTAGCCTCTCACATTCATTGCTCAGCCAGATGAAAAAGTCTGGTGTCGGAGGAACAAGCACCAAAGCAAGCCTCGAGATCTTGCAGGAGAGTTTGGCTCATGCCAATGACGAGTCTTTATC GATTGAATCATTGCTGGATATCGGTGAAGAATTGCTGCGCAGTTGCGAACCCGAGAATTTATCCCAGGTCGCTAGGGATGTACTTCCATCTCAACAAATATGGCAGGAAACATTGGGACCTTTCCTTGACTTACCGCCACGTTCAGCCACAGCTATCACAAGCCCGCTTTCAGGTGTTGTGCACTTGGTAAATTGCGATGTACCAGAGTCACTGTCCAAGCGTTTTGAAGACATTAAACGCGATTCAAACCAATGCTCGGCTGCATTCCGACTTGCCCAATTTACTGTCCGAATGATGTCTTTGTTTAACTTCAATGAGCACCTTGACCAGGAAAGCTTGGAGGTCTTGTTCTCTAACTTGCCTCTGGCGGTGCAGCTCATCGAAGACGACCTCGACATCGAGAAATACAATCATATTGCGGGACCTTTGACTCATGAGCTGCGTGAGGATTATCGCGACATCGTTAACGAGGCGCGGAAGATTATTTGTAGTTGGCGCTCGTCGACTCAGCACGTCCATTCCACGGAGGTGACCATTGCATCTACGCTTTCATCTGTCTGGAAAGCTAAGCTCGAGGGACTGGACGACACCTCTCCTGCAGCATATCGGGTTGGAGAAGCCTTCGCGAAACTTATGAATGACATGGACCCGTCCGCTATGGGTTACTCTTCTGAGGCCGTCGGACAATTGTGCAAAGAACTTCGAACAGGCAATGCTATCCGCTCTGCTAGCTGGGTCGCTGTCCTACGTCGTTCTATGTTATCTAACCCTGCTGGTATCAGAGTCTGCAATGAATTTGTGGCAGACTCAACTGGTTTGAAAGTTGAAGATGAGTCGGCAAATG GGCTTCGAAAACTAGCTCTACTCAACTTACTTCTCTCTGATGATGAGGTTAACCCACTGGAGTCCATGCCTACTCAGCGTTTAATATTCTTTGTGAAACACTTGATTAAATGCCTTCAGTCAGAGCAGCTTTCTCTGGGCCTCCAAGCAGAGATATTCAAGAGTCTTACTCTCGCGCTCCCCTGGGTAAAGGAAATGTATGGCCCGCACTGGGAAGAGTGCTTTGAGATTCTTTGTGCAACATGGCGAGCCACCAGTGGAGGGGATGGCGCCTTGACAGTACTAAACTCGTCtttcagactcttcagcAGCTTGGAGTTGATAGTGAAGGATGAAGACACTAATGACGACGTGAAGGATGCCTGGGCTGACCGAAAAACAAAACTCTTTGACGGTTTGACATCAACTCTATGGAAATTCG ACTCCTCGACTACCTTCCACCTACCAAGGGACCTCACTGTCCAACGTCTGTGTCGCTTGATAAAGATCATGCCAACAAGGAACCTTGAAGACGTCAGTAGGTATTATCCTTTACTGACTGCTCATAGCCTTCTTATCCAGCACACCGCATACACCCTCCTTCATCAGTACATTCCAACTGCACAAGAGCAAGTGTCCTTTGATGTGGCCTTGTCAAAGACAGAGGCCAAGCTCCCATATGAGCTGATATCCCTGCTACTTGGAGCGCCAACTATGGAGTCAATTTCCCTGTCGTATGGAGATGAGAGGACCTGGGCCGACATACGCTCGTATCTTCTGAGCTGGAGATTGGTCTTCGACCACTTTGTGAACGCT TCTTTCACTCTCCAAGAACAGTACGCATCTAATATCAAAGAACACGATGTTTTGCCATCGTTACTGGATTTCATGTTTGATTTCCTCCAGAAGGGCCATGGAAAGCTTGTGGATGCGTCTAAGTTCGACATCCGCTCTTTCGAGTTAGACATGTCTGAAAGctatgagaaggagatccaATGGTTGCTTGTTCACTTGTACTTTTTGTGTCTGAGGCATCTTGCCAACTTGACCAAAGCCTGGTGGATCGACGCAAAAAAGCGTATCAAGGGCCCTGTTGAAACTTGGACGGAGAAATCG ATCTCACCGCTGGTCATTGAGGATGCGCTAGAAAGAGTGAACCAATGGATGTCCACGCAGGACCAGGACGAAGAGCGTGCACTTAACGTCAAGGTCTCGTCGAAGACAGCAGAAATTATTGCAAGCATTCCGGTCGATGAGGAATCACCACCAGTCTCGATATCGATAACCCTCCCAGCTGCTTATCCCTTGCACCCCGCACAAGTCTTTGGCCGAAGCCGAGTATTGGTAGACGAGAGGAAgtggaagagctggctcCTCACCATCCAAGGAGTGATCATGTTTGCCAATGGCAACCTAGAAGACGGATTGCTGGCATTCCGCCGAAACGTTCAGGGCGCGCTCAAGGGCCAGAGCGAGTGCGCTATTTGTTACTCAGTCATCTCGACCGACATGCAGACGCCCAATAAGCGCTGCGCAACGTGTAAAAATGCCTTCCACTCGGTATGTCTTTACCGATGGTTCAAGAGCAGTAACCAGAGCACTTGCCCACTGTGCCGAAACCAGTTCACGTTTGCTTGA
- the ppm1 gene encoding protein C-terminal leucine carboxyl O-methyltransferase ppm1 (transcript_id=CADANIAT00001940) produces MSAPQIPNLNTLRRGGGRGRFRARGGPDSSSSSGNKDRVVQGTDNDASVSRLSAVELGYLEDPFARALTPMGQEMRRLPIINRGTYVRTTAIDQLVASFLGLKADSDPTWKLKKKQIISLGAGSDTRVFRLLSLRPALDIIYHEIDFAVNNTAKIKAIQGTPLLQRVLGQSQVSISNEGDELHSPAYHIHAVDLRTLAQKGEGDKSTGQDPGRRLQDFVDTTLPTLLLSECCLIYLSPNDAAGVVRYFTHTLFPASQETETLALVLYEPIRPDDAFGRTMVANLATRGIQLQTLHQYASLGAQRQRLREHGFNGGQAAADVDFLWERWVAEEEKERVAALEMLDEVEEWKLLAQHYCVAWGWRKGSTRFTGWGDLDGQSAEE; encoded by the exons ATGTCAGCTCCCCAAATTCCTAACCTCAACACCTTGCgccgcggcggcggccgcggTCGATTTCGAGCTCGTGGTGGCCCTGACAGTTCCTCCAGCTCAGGAAACAAAGACCGAGTGGTGCAGGGGACAGACAATGACGCCAGCGTCTCCCGGCTGAGCGCGGTGGAACTTGGGTACCTGGAGGATCCATTTGCGAGGGCATTAACGCCTATGGGCCAGGAAATGAGACGGCTTCCTATCATCAACCGAG GAACCTATGTGCGCACCACGGCGATCGACCAACTTGTCGCGAGTTTTCTAGGTCTAAAGGCGGACTCAGATCCTACttggaaattgaagaagaagcagattaTCTCGCTGGGTGCTGGGTCTGATACGAGGGTCTTCCGGCTTTTGTCCTTGCGCCCGGCGCTGGACATCATCTACCATGAGATCGATTTTGCCGTCAACAATACCGCGAAGATCAAAGCAATTCAGGGCACACCGCTGCTACAGCGAGTGCTGGGACAGTCGCAGGTCAGTATCTCgaatgaaggagatgaaCTGCACTCTCCCGCCTACCATATCCATGCCGTTGATCTACGAACGCTCGCGCAGAAAGGCGAAGGCGATAAGTCGACGGGACAGGATCCGGGCCGTCGACTGCAGGACTTCGTGGACACGACGCTTCCTACGTTACTACTATCCGAGTGCTGCCTGATATACCTTTCTCCAAACGACGCTGCCGGGGTGGTGCGTTATTTCACGCATACACTGTTCCCGGCGTCGCAGGAGACCGAGACACTGGCTCTGGTCCTCTACGAGCCGATCCGGCCTGACGACGCGTTCGGGCGGACAATGGTCGCCAACCTTGCGACTCGCGGGATCCAGCTCCAGACGCTTCACCAGTATGCGTCATTGGGGgcgcagcggcagcggctgCGCGAGCACGGCTTTAACGGGGGCCAAGCGGCCGCGGACGTGGATTTCCTGTGGGAGCGGTGggtggctgaagaggagaaagagcgcgTGGCAGCATTGGAGAtgctggacgaggtcgaggagTGGAAGTTGCTGGCGCAGCATTACTGTGTTGCATGGGGATGGCGAAAGGGCAGCACTCGGTTCACCGGCTGGGGAGACCTAGACGGCCAATCCGCGGAGGAGTGA
- a CDS encoding beta-1,3-glucan-modifying family enzyme sunB (transcript_id=CADANIAT00001941): MRFVYASALLCAVAVEAAQHNHGRQHHHRHHGRTDVHAKRGSSCAFPTDAGLVAITPGEKNGGWAMSPDQSCEPGNYCPYACPPGQVSMQWDPDATSYSYPMSMNGGLYCNEDGEIEKPFPDKPYCRDGTGAVEAVNKCGDVVSFCQTVLPGNEAMLIPTLVEEVSTLAVPDLSYWCETAAHFYINPPGKDPETACVWGTSSNPWGNWAAYVAGANTDGDGNTFVKIGWNPIYLEDTTPFRSTRPDFGVEIECDGDGCNGLPCKIDPAENDVNEVTGSSSDGAGGANFCVVTVPKGEKARLVVFDSSSGSGSDDEDDDEEEETSSSAAPSSTSTSTSTSTSSSTSSSSSSTMSTMSTTTSTSTKSQSYSSTESVGASSSSHGTPSGSSSAGWPDYTYRPHVLVETGDGNEFASSTSEAEEETPSPTSGAQKTSHNAMMALFTVVAMAAFTF, translated from the exons ATGAGATTCGTCTACGCCTCTGCTCTACTGtgcgccgtcgccgtcgagGCCGCCCAGCATAACCACGGCcgtcagcaccaccaccgtcACCACGGGAGGACGGATGTGCATGCGAAGAGGGGCTCGTCCTGCGCGTTTCCTACCGATGCTGGCCTGGTAGCCATCACGCCGGGTGAAAAGAACGGCGGCTGGGCCATGAGCCCTGACCAGTCGTGCGAGCCCGGCAATTATTGTCCGTATGCTTGTCCTCCCGGCCAGGTGTCGATGCAGTGGGACCCGGATGCGACATCGTACTCGTACCCGATGTCCATG AATGGCGGTCTATACTGCAATGAGGACGGGGAGATCGAGAAGCCGTTCCCTGACAAGCCGTACTGTAGAGATGGTACCGGGGCCGTCGAGGCCGTCAACAAGTGCGGTGATGTCGTTTCGTTCTGTCAGACTGTGCTGCCGGGTAACGAGGCCATGTTGATTCCCACCTTGGTTGAGGAGGTGTCCACTCTTGCGGTGCCGGATCTCAGCTACTGGTGCGAGACCGCTGCCCA CTTCTACATTAACCCGCCTGGAAAGGATCCCGAAACGGCTTGTGTTTGGGGTACTTCGTCAAACCCCTGGGGTAACTGGGCTGCGTATGTTGCGGGAGCCAACACTGACGGCGACGGAAACACCTTTGTCAAGATCGGATGGAACCCAATTTACCTGGAAGACACAACTCCGTTCCGGAGCACGCGGCCTGATTTTGGTGTCGAGATTGAGTGCGATGGTGACGGCTGTAACGGTCTTCCGTGCAAGATTGATCCGGCCGAGAACGACGTCAATGAGGTGACCGGCTCTTCGTCGGACGGCGCAGGAGGCGCCAACTTCTGCGTGGTTACTGTTCCCAAGGGCGAAAAGGCCAGGCTTGTTGTCTTTGACAGCTCaagcggcagcggcagcgatgacgaggacgacgacgaggaagaagaaacctCTAGCTCTGCAGCCCCTAGTTCCACGTCCAcaagcaccagcaccagcacctcgtcctcgacttcctcgagcAGCTCGTCGACCATGTCAACCATGAGCACAACAACCAGCACGAGCACCAAATCCCAGTCCTACTCATCCACCGAGTCTGTCGGCGCCTCAAGCTCCTCTCACGGTACCCCTTCAGGCTCTAGCAGCGCCGGCTGGCCTGACTATACCTACAGGCCGCATGTACTTGTGGAGACCGGCGACGGCAACGAGTTTGCCTCGTCCACTAgcgaagcggaagaagaaactccAAGCCCGACGTCGGGCGCGCAAAAAACCAGCCACAATGCAATGATGGCGCTGTTCACCGTTGTTGCGATGGCAGCATTTACATTCTAG
- a CDS encoding DUF292 domain protein (transcript_id=CADANIAT00001942) — protein MPPAPHTAKLTSTLHLLIPRLRLLQKKSTASSVVQRRELAQLLENHRDASARIRVENVITTDIAVEVMEMVELYCELLLARAGVLDGLAFGEAGQKMRSRVREEMARQTKGLGPSGADGAKKEKGGSGGGGGGGLFGFFGRGTKQPLQQPQTTSTNTTATPAQDVEQDPDSEAAAAAATQGEDTGATETYYLDAALDEASVAIFYAWSRFPTEVRELTLLRSLLADRYGKDFMSLASENKLAGVKVPERLVKGLRVRPPSKELVESYLREIARAYKVPWEDEDQELEAGPQFVDEDVGGDLGGPGDEHERFGEVVRRASETAELTRATPPRGFNAHSSPVSVAPPGPRPDNPNPRVKVPDEKGKGGDELSPSPSPSAQRARIGAGDKSGIPDVDELSRRFAALKR, from the exons ATGCCGCCAGCACCACATACA GCAAAACTGACCTCAACCCTTCACCTTCTGATCCcgcgcctccgcctccttcAAAAGAAATCCACCGCGTCCTCCGTCGTGCAGCGTCGCGAACTCGCGCAGTTGCTTGAGAACCACCGGGATGCTTCGGCGCGTATCCGTGTCGAGAATGTCATCACTACTGATATCGCTGTCGAGGTTATGGAGATGGTTGAGCTTTACTGCGAGCTACTCCTTGCCAGGGCGGGCGTCTTGGATGGATTGGCTTTTGGGGAAGCtggccagaagatgaggagcAGGGTTcgggaggagatggcgagacAGACGAAGGGCTTAGGGCCAAGTGGCGCGGATggggcgaagaaggagaaaggtgggagtggagggggagggggcgGCGGGCTCTTCGGGTTCTTTGGCAGGGGGACAAAACAGCCATTGCAACAACCACAGACTACGAGCACGAACACGACTGCAACCCCAGCACAAGATGTGGAACAAGACCCAGACTCAGAGgctgcagccgcagccgcaacccAAGGAGAAGACACGGGCGCAACAGAAACATACTATCTCGACGCCGCGCTAGACGAAGCCTCCGTTGCAATCTTCTACGCCTGGTCCCGCTTTCCCACCGAAGTACGCGAGCTTACGCTCCTGCGCTCTCTTCTCGCAGATCGTTATGGAAAAGACTTTATGAGTCTCGCATCGGAAAATAAACTTGCTGGCGTGAAGGTTCCCGAACGGTTAGTCAAGGGCTTAAGGGTCCGTCCACCGAGCAAAGAGTTGGTGGAGAGTTATCTGCGGGAAATTGCGCGGGCTTATAAAGTTCCgtgggaagatgaagaccaggagctggaagcgggACCTCAATttgttgatgaagacgtGGGTGGAGATTTAGGTGGTCCTGGGGACGAACATGAGAGATTCGGCGAGGTTGTCAGGCGGGCATCAGAGACAGCGGAGTTGACGCGCGCCACGCCGCCGCGGGGCTTCAATGCGCATTCGAGTCCTGTGAGCGTTGCGCCGCCGGGGCCAAGGCCTGATAATCCGAATCCGAGGGTGAAGGTTCCAgatgagaaaggaaagggtGGCGATGAGTTATCTCCAAGTCCGAGTCCTAGTGCACAGCGTGCAAGGATTGGGGCTGGTGATAAGAGTGGGATTCCGGATGTGGATGAGTTGTCGAGGCGGTTTGCGGCGCTGAAGCGGTAG
- a CDS encoding putative MFS transporter (transcript_id=CADANIAT00001943), with protein sequence MTGSNRQSPGSSVSPNSNSVPSPSIQNPKTRNARHSRNVSWATGLDQGGESSSDGYTQQQRRRGSIFSSSHAPEGLSGRNDDSDEAMALRNTSFDWNDTARGHVRSRSQSQQLPAPGTVEMSPPRPGPVTWMSLPQKKQLALLGLCRVFDFLQIASLQAYMFYQLKYFDPNLSDSDVSTQAGILQGAFTAAQFATAIPWGRVADAEWGGRRFVLLTGLIGTAVSCLGVAFATSFAQAVFWRSFGGAINGTVGIIRTMIAENVKEKKYHSRAFLILPIGFNIASLFGPVMGGMLSDPVRAYPSLFGPDSSFGGKDGVQWLIRYPYALPMLANAFFLTFCAVCVGLGLEETLESCKGKPGLGTYSLRLVARGVRALVPSSSPLYSRLPFADYEESGPLLGRANETYELEEKSTKAPRHTRVLPFRRIWTKNVLCTLLAQAFFDFQMGAFNNLWLLFLSTPRYDANDPASPAQHLPFIFTGGLGMLPQSVGFATAILGVIGMILQFTIYPSINGRLGTAKSYQYFLTLFPVAYAFAPYIALAPSSTPPPGQANGGWVWFSIIIVLFLQVTARTFTLPTSIILLNNCSPHPSVLGTIHGIGQSVSSAFRTIGPIFSGSWYGYGLEIGIVGFGWWLIALVSVCGCIAAIFVYEGSGHEIFLPGEEEDM encoded by the exons ATGACTGGATCCAATCGCCAATCGCCGGGCTCTTCTGTTTCACCTAATAGCAACAGCGTGCCCTCTCCGTCTATCCAAAATCCTAAGACTCGGAATGCTCGTCACTCCCGCAACGTCTCTTGGGCTACCGGTCTCGATCAAGGCGGCGAATCCTCTTCCGACGGCTACACTCAACAGCAGCGGCGTCGCGGGtctatcttctcttcatcccaTGCCCCAGAGGGCCTTTCAGGCCGCAACGACGATAGCGACGAAGCAATGGCATTGAGGAACACCTCGTTTGACTGGAACGACACTGCCAGAGGCCATGTTCGGTCACGATCTCAGAGCCAACAATTGCCGGCGCCTGGAACGGTGGAGATGTCACCCCCGCGGCCGGGCCCCGTGACCTGGATGTCTCTAccgcagaagaagcagctggcaTTGCTTGGTCTATGCCGGGTGTTTGACTTTCTTCAGATCGCTTCATTGCAAGCGTACATGTTCTACCAGCTCAAATACTTCGACCCGAACCTTTCCGATTCCGATGTCTCTACGCAGGCCGGTATCCTCCAAGGTGCCTTTACGGCCGCCCAGTTTGCAACGGCTATTCCCTGGGGACGGGTTGCTGATGCGGAGTGGGGTGGACGCAGGTTCGTCCTCCTCACTGGGTTGATTGGGACTGCGGTCTCTTGCCTAGGCGTTGCGTTTGCAACCTCGTTCGCGCAGGCCGTCTTCTGGCGGTCGTTCGGTGGTGCTATCAATGGAACTGTGGGCATAATCCGAACTATGATCGCGGAGAatgtcaaggagaagaagtaccACTCTCGAGCGTTCTTGATTCTCCCTATTGGGTTCAACATCGCTTCTCTTTTTGGGCCTG TTATGGGTGGCATGCTTTCCGATCCGGTCAGAGCCTACCCTTCGCTCTTCGGTCCTGACTCCTCGTTTGGTGGTAAGGATGGGGTCCAGTGGCTTATTCGTTATCCATATGCACTGCCCATGCTGGCTAATGCGTTCTTCCTCACTTTCTGTGCCGTCTGCGTTGGCCTTGGTCTCGAGGAG ACTTTGGAATCGTGCAAGGGAAAGCCTGGCCTTGGTACATATTCCTTACGCCTTGTTGCTCGCGGTGTCAGAGCACTCGTTCCTTCGTCCTCGCCTCTCTATTCGAGACTACCTTTTGCCGACTATGAAGAATCGGGGCCGCTGCTGGGAAGAGCCAACGAGACGTacgagcttgaagagaaGTCGACTAAGGCCCCACGCCATACTCGCGTCCTGCCATTCCGACGGATCTGGACCAAGAACGTCCTGTGCACTTTGCTGGCTCAGGCATTCTTCGACTTCCAGATGGG TGCATTCAATAACctctggcttctcttcttgtCTACCCCTCGCTACGACGCAAACGACCCAGCCAGTCCCGCGCAGCACCTCCCATTCATCTTCACAGGGGGACTTGGCATGCTTCCCCAGAGTGTCGGCTTCGCAACCGCGATCCTAGGCGTAATAGGCATGATCCTTCAATTCACCATCTACCCCTCCATCAACGGCCGTCTCGGCACAGCAAAGAGCTATCAGtacttcctcaccctcttcCCCGTCGCCTACGCCTTCGCTCCGTACATCGCCCTCGCTCCCTCAAGCACTCCGCCCCCAGGCCAAGCCAACGGCGGCTGGGTCTGGTTCtctatcatcatcgtcctttTTCTGCAAGTCACGGCGCGCACATTCACCCTTCCCACCTcaatcatccttctcaacaaTTGCTCACCACACCCGTCTGTCCTTGGAACAATCCACGGCATCGGCCAGTCCGTCTCCTCCGCATTCCGTACGATAGGGCCGATCTTCTCGGGATCCTGGTACGGTTATGGCTTGGAAATCGGCATCGTTGGATTCGGGTGGTGGCTGATAGCCCTCGTTTCTGTCTGTGGCTGCATTGCTGCGATTTTCGTTTACGAGGGGTCTGGGCATGAGATCTTTCTTCccggtgaagaagaggatatgtGA